In Paenibacillus sonchi, the genomic stretch TCGATGGAACGCTTCACGTTGCGCTGAATTTCAGCCGCCACTTCCGGGAGACGGTTGCCGTATTCGATGATCACAGACACATCCACCGCTGCCTCGCGTTGTCCAACCTCTACCTTTACGCCTTTGGACAGGTTCTTGCGGCCAAGAAGCTCAACGATGCCGCCGGCGAAACCGCCGCTCATGCCTGCCACGCCCTTAACCTCCACGGTTGCCAAACCTGCGATAACCTCAATCACTTCAGGAGCGATCTGGATTTCACCGATTTCCGTACGTTCATATTCTGTCGGCAATGTACTCATTGTGGTCCTCACACCTTTCAAAGAAAAAGTTGTTCAATAATCCAAGCGCAAAGCACGTCTCTTATTAAACATACTATATCATTTGGCGAACTTTATGACAAACAAAGCAAAGCCGTCCTAAATTTCATACTCTTCCAGGAATTTGATGTCAAAATTGCCATCCAAAAACACCGGATGCTCCAGCAATTTCTGGTGGAATGAAATCGTGGTATGTATGCCCTCTACAGCAAATTCGGAGAGCGCCCGCTTCATCTTGGCGATAGCTTCCCGGCGGGTAGGAGCCCATACAATCAGCTTGGCAATCATGGAGTCATAAAAAGGAGAGATCGTGTACCCCGGATATGCCGCACTGTCCACCCGCACCCCGAGTCCTCCCGGCGGCAGATAAAAGCCGATTTTGCCCGGTGAAGGCATGAAATTCCGCTCCGGATCCTCCGCATTGATGCGGCATTCAATGGACCAGCCGTTGATCTTGATGTCTTCCTGGGTAAACGACAACGGATTGCCCTCCGCCACGGAAATCATTTCTTTGATCAGGTCAACGCCGGTGACCATCTCCGTTACCGGATGCTCGACCTGAATCCGGGTATTCATTTCCATGAAATAAAATTGACCGTCCGGTCCCAGCAAAAATTCAAGCGTCCCTGCGCCGGAATAGTTCACAGCCTGCGCGGCACGGACGGCAGCCTGGCCCATGGCTTCGCGGATTTCCGGGGTCAGCACGGAGCAGGGTGCTTCTTCAATAAGCTTCTGGCGGCGGCGCTGCACAGAGCAGTCCCGTTCCCCCAGATGAACCACATTGCCGTGATTGTCGGCAATAATCTGGATCTCCACATGCTTCATGCCGGTCAGGAATTTCTCCAGGTATACCCCGGCATTGCCGAAGGCTTTTTGCGCCTCCTGCTGGGCAGCGGTAATCTGCTTCACCAGGGATTCCTCATCCTCAGCAATGCGGATTCCCTTGCCTCCGCCGCCTGCGGTAGCCTTGACGATGATCGGGTAGCCGATATCGCGGCCCAGCATGACAGCCTCCTCCACATCGCCCACAAGCCCGTCAGAGCCTGGAATGATCGGGACCCCGGCCCTCTTCATCGTTTCCTTAGCCACAGCCTTGTCACCCATCCGGGTGATGGCCTCAGGCGATGGCCCGATAAAGGTGATGTTGCAGGATTCGCAGATCTCCGCGAAATCCGCATTCTCAGCCAAAAATCCGTAGCCGGGATGCACGGCATCGCATTCGGTTAAAGTGGCCACGCTCATAATATTGGTAAAGTTCAGATAGCTGTCCTTGGACGGCATCGGGCCGATGCAATACGCTTCATCAGCCAGCCGGACATGCAGTGAATCCCGGTCAGGCTCCGAGTATACCGCAACGGTGGATATCCCCAGTTCACGGCAGGCTCTGATAATGCGGACTGCAATTTCGCCGCGGTTGGCAATCAACACTTTTTGAATGTTCATGCGTTTCCTCCCAAAGTTTTAGGAAGCTTGCTAGCTCCTCATCTCATGATTCTCGCGGCTGTTATTCCGGTTTCACCAGAAACAGCGGCTGGCCGTACTCCACAAGCTGTCCATTCTCTGCAAGGACGGAGACGATTTCGCCTCTCACTTCCGCTTCCAGCTCATTCATCAGCTTCATCGCTTCAATGATGCAGACCGTTGACTTCTCGCTGACCCGGTCCCCTACATTGACAAAGGAAGGGGTTTCCGGAGAAGCGGCACTATAGAAGGTCCCAACCATGGGAGAAACAATTTTATGCAATGCGCCTTCAGGGGACGCCGGCTGCTGCGGGGCTGCCGGAATTTCGGTAACAACCACCGGTGCAGCATGCTGCTGCGGGGTTTGCGGCTGCGGGGCTGGCGTAAAGGGATAGGCATAAGGAGTCGCCTGAATTGCCATACCGTCAGCCTCGGCGCGATCCGGTTTCCGGATAGCCAGCTTCATTCCT encodes the following:
- a CDS encoding Asp23/Gls24 family envelope stress response protein — encoded protein: MSTLPTEYERTEIGEIQIAPEVIEVIAGLATVEVKGVAGMSGGFAGGIVELLGRKNLSKGVKVEVGQREAAVDVSVIIEYGNRLPEVAAEIQRNVKRSIETMTGLTVVEVNVHIHDVQFRSNNTAEKTEETDAVLRVK
- the accB gene encoding acetyl-CoA carboxylase biotin carboxyl carrier protein, which codes for MFKLSEIKELIKLLDQTSSVHELEIESEGMKLAIRKPDRAEADGMAIQATPYAYPFTPAPQPQTPQQHAAPVVVTEIPAAPQQPASPEGALHKIVSPMVGTFYSAASPETPSFVNVGDRVSEKSTVCIIEAMKLMNELEAEVRGEIVSVLAENGQLVEYGQPLFLVKPE
- the accC gene encoding acetyl-CoA carboxylase biotin carboxylase subunit gives rise to the protein MNIQKVLIANRGEIAVRIIRACRELGISTVAVYSEPDRDSLHVRLADEAYCIGPMPSKDSYLNFTNIMSVATLTECDAVHPGYGFLAENADFAEICESCNITFIGPSPEAITRMGDKAVAKETMKRAGVPIIPGSDGLVGDVEEAVMLGRDIGYPIIVKATAGGGGKGIRIAEDEESLVKQITAAQQEAQKAFGNAGVYLEKFLTGMKHVEIQIIADNHGNVVHLGERDCSVQRRRQKLIEEAPCSVLTPEIREAMGQAAVRAAQAVNYSGAGTLEFLLGPDGQFYFMEMNTRIQVEHPVTEMVTGVDLIKEMISVAEGNPLSFTQEDIKINGWSIECRINAEDPERNFMPSPGKIGFYLPPGGLGVRVDSAAYPGYTISPFYDSMIAKLIVWAPTRREAIAKMKRALSEFAVEGIHTTISFHQKLLEHPVFLDGNFDIKFLEEYEI